From the genome of Adhaeribacter pallidiroseus:
GGAGGCATAACGGTAATTTCTACGAATTTCGAAGCAATGGGCCGGACTACTGGTCGGCTTATTTTGGAAAAGCGGCCGGAACAAATAGCCAATCCAACCCGGTTAATCCGGCGAAAGTCCCTCTGATTAAAAAAGGTTTGCCCGCTATTAAATTTTTAAAAATTTAACCTTCTAAACCGCAATTATTCTTTAAAAATCATTTTACCTGAGAATACCTAAAATTAAACATGCAACTGGGAATTAGTACTTACACGTATGGCTGGGCGGTAGGCGTTCCGGGCAATTTGCCGCTCAAACCAATCACCGAGCTCGATTTAATCCGGAAAGCGCAGGCTTTTGGGTTACGGTTAGTGCAGATTGGTGATAATTTACCTTTGCATACTTTGCCGGAGCAGCGTTTGCAAGCTCTACTGGAACAAGCCGGTACTGCCGGGATTACTCTGGAAATAGGAGCCCGCGGTTTAACCAGTAACCATTTGCACCACTATCTGGGTTTAACCAAAAAGTTAAACGCCCGTTTGCTGCGGTTTGTGATTGATGGTCCGGGCTACGAACCAGAAATTTCTCAGGTTATCCAAATAATTAAAAAAGAAGTTTCTTTTTTAGAAGCTAACCAAATAACCATAGGTCTGGAAAACCATGATCGCCTGAAAGCCCGGGAATTTGCCCAGATTATTGAGGGAGTAAATAGTGCCTACGTGGGTATTTGCCTGGATTCGGTTAACTCCATGGGAGCTGGGGAAGGATTAGAAGAGATTGTGGAGCAGTTAGCCCCCTTTACCGTTAATCTGCACATAAAAGATTTTGGCATTCAGCGCTTGCCTCATTTAATGGGCTTTCAGATAGATGGCCGGCCGGCCGGGCAGGGGATGTTAAACTTGCCTTGGCTACTACATAAATTAGCGGTGTACAACCGGTGCCAAACCGCGGTGTTGGAACAATGGGTAGTAC
Proteins encoded in this window:
- a CDS encoding sugar phosphate isomerase/epimerase family protein, which gives rise to MQLGISTYTYGWAVGVPGNLPLKPITELDLIRKAQAFGLRLVQIGDNLPLHTLPEQRLQALLEQAGTAGITLEIGARGLTSNHLHHYLGLTKKLNARLLRFVIDGPGYEPEISQVIQIIKKEVSFLEANQITIGLENHDRLKAREFAQIIEGVNSAYVGICLDSVNSMGAGEGLEEIVEQLAPFTVNLHIKDFGIQRLPHLMGFQIDGRPAGQGMLNLPWLLHKLAVYNRCQTAVLEQWVVPEASMQVTLQKEEVWAEESLAYLQSFFKS